AATACCGACACTGCTCTTCGTGGACAGTGCCGGTATTGTTTTCTTATGTCAGCGGTCCCTAAGGCCGGCCTTTTAAGTAATTATTCCTGTTCTTCTGTAGGTTCAAATGCGTCTTCACTAACCGTATTAATTCCAGCTGTCGGATTTACTTCCTCTGCAGGCGCTGCCTGTTCCATTTCTTCCACATTCTCATCTTCTGTATCATCCTTCTGAGATGCTTCCTTTACAGTTGCTCCGCACTTTCCACAGTAAAAGGAATTCTTTGGAACCTTGGCTCCACACTCCGCACAGATATGGGTTCCCTCGCTTTGGCTAAGTTCAATCTCCAGAGCGGCAATTCTTTCCCGGCTGGCCCTGACAGCTTCATAAGCCTTTGCATAGGCTTCCTCCGGCTCGCTGTTCGCTTCGTAGTATTGTTTACCGATGACCGCATAAGCTTCTTCCAGCTTCGTTTTTTCCACACTGATCTGCGTCTTTAGCTGTATCGTCTCAGTCAGCGCTTTTGCCTTGGTTGCAACCTCTTTGCCGGTACCACTAAGTGTCTTTCCCAGCTCTTCAAAAAATGCCATCTGTGATTCCTCCTTTGACTTATGCTCCTACCATTTTAACTTCATTGGAAGAAAAAGTCAATGAAAGACTGTTTACACATCTTTTTTTATCTTCTCGATCTCACTTTTAACAGACTCCGGCAATTGATTAAATGGGATGGTACAGGAAGTCTCGGTTCTTCTTCCGCCGGCTTCTACAACAGCAGAAAAGCTGACCCGCCTCTCTCCCCTGCCGCCATAAGGATTCATGTTGGAATACTCATCGATCGCCCCGTGACTCATGATCTGCCTGATGTCCTCCTCATCGGTAATTGTCAGGTATTGGGAGTCTTTATCCCCATATGTGGATTGATAGCCATTGAACTGATAGGAATCAATATTGATCTCTTTTATATTTTCCAGGCTATTCCAGCCTTCTACGTCGACCTGACACTCTTTTAGCAGCTCCAGGGTGTGTGTAAAGGAAGGATAGACCGGATAATACCCTCTTGAAGTAATCTCACTGTATTTCCAGGAGCTTTGGATTTCTTCCCGCTTTGTTTCCGCCTCTGCCTGCATTTTCGTTAAAAACTGTATGGTAGCTATTGGATTTTCTTTTTGCATGGTTTCCACTTTTAAGCTTTTTAAATCCTCCTGATAAGCAAGGAGTAATTTTTCAGTCATGGCTTTCTCTGTCCCGTTTCTGTCACGGCTGACAACATTGGTCTGCTCTCCCCTGCTCACCCTTACCCAGGCAGTCTCTTCTGGGGTCTGGACAAGGATGGGATATACCGCTTTCATAAACTCCTGGTTCTCAAAAATCTCTGCGATCTCCGGCCGCATTTCATCTCCGGACAAATGATAGGAGCGGTAAATATTCTTGCCGTTTTTCAGCGTATATTTTATGGAAAAATTATAGCTTATGCTTCCATCGTCCCAGGTCTCATAAAAATCATTATTATGATGCAGCTTCCGGTTTCTGGCTACCGCATCACGCACCAGAGCCAGGACCGGCGCCGTATCCGTAAGCTTCATATGGCTAAATATATATTCGTCAGAATCCTCATACTGCCAGTAATATTCACCCATGGAATTCTGCTGTGCGCTTCCGTAAGAGACCCAGTAATTCACATCCGGCATGGATACTGCAACGGATTCAATGGAGTCTTCAGACGGTATATATCCGTCATACCCAAACAGATCATATCGGAAGCCACAGAATATCACTGCCGCCAATAAGGCGCAGGCCACCATCTGTTTCCAATGGGAAAACAGCCTTCTGAATTCGAAATGATAAATGATCTCAATGACGCAATGTGACAAAAACATTCCGCAAATCAGTCCGAACACCCCCCAGCCTATGCTGGAATGCATGGACCAGAAGAAAATGCTTCCGCTAAGAGACGACAAAACCACAATGGGAATCCGGATTACCGGCATACTGATCTTAAAAGCCATGGCCCTTCCCGCCGCCTCTGAGCCTCTCTTTTTGTATAGCCAGAAAGATAGTAGGGTCAATACGATTGTCACGGCCAAAACCGCCAAGATCCTGACAGCCTGGGTTCTTGCCGGAGCCCCCGGCTGCAGACGTTCCATATTCATCATGAACAGGACAAATGCCGAGCATTTATCCATGAAGCGGTTAAATATATTTCCGCCTCCCCGGTAGCTGGTATAAAAAAAGTTGGTGTGGCAGAATTCCAGGACTCCTATCACACATATAAAATAAAATTGCAGTACCAGGTTTCCAAGAATACCGACCAGAACATTTCCTGTAAGAATCATGGATATCACAGTCACGGAATACATCATGCAGTAATGGATCATAAACAGCAGGAATCCCGTAATGGCCGTTTTCCATACCTCCCCAGGAGAAATGCCGTTTACTGCAATCACTCCCATGGCAATAACTAAGTTCACCCCATATACGGCCGCTGGAATAAGAATCCCATTAAAATAATTCACCCAGAACAAATGCTTCCTGTTTACAGGAATGCCATGATAGAAATCCACCTTCTGCCTGGAGTGAAGATAAGAGAAGCTGGTTACTCCCATGATAAGGGACAGTAATATAATCAGTGCCGCCATCCAGCCGTTCTGAAAGCCCAGCCAGGATTCCAGAATGGATACAATATACGTATAATCAATATTTTCTCTCACCCGTTCACTTAAGGAAAGAGCAATCCCCACCGGAAAGGTAAAGAAAAACACTAAAAATGACAGTGCCATGGACCAAAGGCGTCTTTTTCCATCTTCTCTTAATAAATTATAAAATAAGCTTTTTGATGTCATATCCTGCCACCTCCGTCTCACTAATAAATATTTCTTCCAGAGATAATGGGATGATTTCATAAAATACCGGCTGGTACGATTCCATCAATCCTTCCACTTCTTCTCTGGTTCCTCTTACTGTTATGGTATAGAGTTTTCCTCTTGCTTCTGTCTTAATGCGCTGCAGAGCCGTTAAGTCCTCAGCAGTCATTCCATCCTTTAAAACGCACTGCAGCTTATGGATGTTAAGCTTCATATCATCCAAATCCCTGGAAAGGAGTATGCCTCCCCTGTGAAGAAGGCCCACATGATCGCAGATATCCTCTAACTCTCTCAAGTTATGGGAAGCAATGATAGGAGTTAAATTTCTCTCAGACATATCATTTGCAAAAATGCTCTTTACCGCCTGGCGCATCACCGGATCTAGCCCGTCAAAGGTCTCATCGCAGAAAAGGTAGTCCGTATTGGCACATATCCCGCATATTACGGAAAGCTGTTTTTTCATGCCCTTTGAAAAGGTGTGGACCTTTCTCCGGGCTTCAAGCCCAAAGCTTCCTAAAAGATTGTGAAAGCGTTCCTTGTTAAATTGAGGATAGATCCTGCTGTAGAACTCCATCATATCAAGGGGCGAAGCGTTGTTAAAATAGTACTGGTCATCGGAAATATAAAAAAACCGGCTTTTTACCCTTTCATTTTCAAAAATCTGTTCTCCATCAATGGTAACGTTTCCTTCATCAGACTTTAAAATGCCGCTCAGCATTCTCAGAAAGGTACTCTTTCCCGCTCCATTGGTTCCAATAAGGCCAAATACGCTTCCAGGCCGTATCTGCGCGCTTACATGATCCACTGCCACTATATCGTCAAATTTTTTTGTCAGATTCTCTGCTTTTATCATCCTCTCTCTCCTCCCCTGTCAAATATTCCTGTCTTACCCATTCCTCAGCAACCCATGTATGAGCCTTATCCTCTGTCAGGCCTGCCCGTTTTGCTTCCTGGATCCAGCTTACAAGATCCTTTTTCAGCTCACTGTTCTTAAGCGCCCGAATGGAACTGGTATCCGCCACAAAGCTGCCTCTTCCTTTGACGGAATAGATGAACCCTCTTCGTTCCAGCTCCGCATAGGCCCTCTGTATGGTATTGGGATTAATGGATAAATCGGTTGCTAAAGCACGGACAGACGGCAGCTGCGCATCCTGTTCCAATACGCCGCATATCATAAGATCCTTTAGCTTTTCCACAACCTGCTCGTATATTGGCCTGCGGTCTTTATAATCAAGCAATATCATGTTCCACCTCCTATTCTGTATTAACACTCTTAATACACTTAGTATAACAAAGAACCTCTGATCTGTCAATCAGAGGTTCCATTTTTTTCTAATTTCTTCGGTCTTCAACTATCAGGATACGAATGGCATCCTCTACATTTCTCCAGTTAAATACGTATAAAGTATAGGAGGCATTGCCCCGTATATATATATTAGAGGTTAAAATAATGCTTCCGCTATAAGCATCACTGTTGGATACAGCAACCAGATAAAGGCCCGCTAATGTATACTGGAAACTAGTTACTTCCTTATAATTCACATCAAAAAACGTTACCACTCCACCGTTCAGCACCACATGAACCTTACGGTTTGTTATGGATAAATTGCATGCACGGAAACAGCCTGATTTAATACCTCCATTGCAATACACATCCTCAATTTCCATTAAATCCAGTCCATAATCCGTATTGATGATTGCAACAGTGACTGCACGGTCAACTAAAACCGTAATCTGCTTTTCAAGATAAACATATCCGCTCTGCCCGCCTACGGTTATGGTCTGTTTCCCGCCGGAAACCCGGCCATACTGGCTCATTTCTCCGTTATCCAATCCATTTACTGCCAGCTGATTGCTTATATAAATTAAGAACGGATTATAGCCGGCTGCTGCATTTAAAAAGCGGACAAGGCCATTTTGATTGTTTTCACAGAGATAGCATGGGATGATTGGTTTGGGAAATACCGTAATAACAGAAGTCCCTGTGTCGCCAGGGCCTTCATTCGTAATAGGGAAATCGGAAACAGGCTGTTCCTTTTCAAGATTGAGCGGAGGTGCATTCTCGCTATTTTCTTCTGGCGGCTGCTCTCCTGTTTCATCTGTATTGTTTCCGTTTTCTTCATCTATTGGAAACCCGTTTTCTTCCGGATCTGTCATCGGATTCGGCTCCATATCCATATCATTTTGTGTAAAAGATAAAATTTCCATAGAAACCCTCTTTTATGATAGTTTATATAGTAAGTTTATTCCCGCATAAATGCCCAGTGCCTGTCTTGTTTTAAATGTTCATGTCTTTTTGTGGAAGAGTCTGTGAAACCACAAAAAGTTTGATCTTCCTCAAAACATCTTGTTGTATCTATCAGTAAAAAATATAGTAGTATTATTTAAATCAACAAATCATAAAACAATATAAATTTATTCTAAATAAAGCTTATGTTGTTATAAAATTACCATATATTTTATTAATTTTTTATGATATAATGAATATGCATAGTACAAAAGAAAAGAAAGGTAACAAAAATTATGAATGAATATGCGGCAATGTGGAAAAATTATTTTAACTTCAAGGAGCGCACAACAGTAAAGGGCTATTGGATGGCTGTATTGTTCAATGTCCTCGTTATATTACTATTAGCAGTGCTGGGTAACATTTCGGATATATTAGGATTACTCTCTACTATTTATGGTATTGCAGCCCTGATTCCTGGTATCGCTCTTGGAATACGCCGGCTTCACGACATTAACAAATCAGGTTTCTGGATACTTATTGCATTTGTTCCCTTTATAGGAGCCATTCTTCTTATCGTCTGGTATTGCTCTCAGAGCGTTGACGAAGACAATCGTTTTGGTACAGAACAGGTTTAATTACATATTTTTAGGAAACTATGCATCAAAAGGCGCTCCCCTGACAAACGTTTCTTCCTGTCAGAGGGAGCGCTTTTTTCTTGTAATTTCTTTACAATTCAAAAATCCAAATTTTGTATTTCCCAAAAACAGGCCCGGATGGTTCATCCGGGCCTGTATCTTATTACATGAAGATCAATTAATCATTACCGTATAAGGTAACCAGCTTCTGCAGGTATTCATACCGCTCTTTAGCATCTGCTTCATTCTTTGCAAATAATTCAGTTGCTCTCTCAGGATTCTTCATAGCCAAGGATGCATAACGAACCTCGCCCTTTAAGAATTCCTGATATCCTTCTAATGCAGGAGCCTTGCTGTCTAAAGTGAACTTCTTCTCAGCAACAGGATTGTAACGGAAGTTGTTCCAGTAACCGCACTCAACTGCCAGCTTCTCTTCTGTCTGAGCCTTGGACATGCCCTTCTTGATACCATGGCTGATACATGGAGCATAAGCGATGATCAGAGATGGTCCCGGATATGCCTCTGCCTCAGAGATTGCCTTAACAGTCTGTGCATAATCAGCACCCATAGCGATCTGTGCTACATACACATAACCATAGCTCATGGCAATGCTGGCAAGATCTTTCTTTCTTGTTTCTTTACCGCCTGCTGCGAACTGTGCAACAGCACC
The nucleotide sequence above comes from Lacrimispora sp. BS-2. Encoded proteins:
- a CDS encoding DUF4397 domain-containing protein, translated to MEILSFTQNDMDMEPNPMTDPEENGFPIDEENGNNTDETGEQPPEENSENAPPLNLEKEQPVSDFPITNEGPGDTGTSVITVFPKPIIPCYLCENNQNGLVRFLNAAAGYNPFLIYISNQLAVNGLDNGEMSQYGRVSGGKQTITVGGQSGYVYLEKQITVLVDRAVTVAIINTDYGLDLMEIEDVYCNGGIKSGCFRACNLSITNRKVHVVLNGGVVTFFDVNYKEVTSFQYTLAGLYLVAVSNSDAYSGSIILTSNIYIRGNASYTLYVFNWRNVEDAIRILIVEDRRN
- a CDS encoding ABC transporter ATP-binding protein; this encodes MIKAENLTKKFDDIVAVDHVSAQIRPGSVFGLIGTNGAGKSTFLRMLSGILKSDEGNVTIDGEQIFENERVKSRFFYISDDQYYFNNASPLDMMEFYSRIYPQFNKERFHNLLGSFGLEARRKVHTFSKGMKKQLSVICGICANTDYLFCDETFDGLDPVMRQAVKSIFANDMSERNLTPIIASHNLRELEDICDHVGLLHRGGILLSRDLDDMKLNIHKLQCVLKDGMTAEDLTALQRIKTEARGKLYTITVRGTREEVEGLMESYQPVFYEIIPLSLEEIFISETEVAGYDIKKLIL
- a CDS encoding DUF6449 domain-containing protein, with the translated sequence MTSKSLFYNLLREDGKRRLWSMALSFLVFFFTFPVGIALSLSERVRENIDYTYIVSILESWLGFQNGWMAALIILLSLIMGVTSFSYLHSRQKVDFYHGIPVNRKHLFWVNYFNGILIPAAVYGVNLVIAMGVIAVNGISPGEVWKTAITGFLLFMIHYCMMYSVTVISMILTGNVLVGILGNLVLQFYFICVIGVLEFCHTNFFYTSYRGGGNIFNRFMDKCSAFVLFMMNMERLQPGAPARTQAVRILAVLAVTIVLTLLSFWLYKKRGSEAAGRAMAFKISMPVIRIPIVVLSSLSGSIFFWSMHSSIGWGVFGLICGMFLSHCVIEIIYHFEFRRLFSHWKQMVACALLAAVIFCGFRYDLFGYDGYIPSEDSIESVAVSMPDVNYWVSYGSAQQNSMGEYYWQYEDSDEYIFSHMKLTDTAPVLALVRDAVARNRKLHHNNDFYETWDDGSISYNFSIKYTLKNGKNIYRSYHLSGDEMRPEIAEIFENQEFMKAVYPILVQTPEETAWVRVSRGEQTNVVSRDRNGTEKAMTEKLLLAYQEDLKSLKVETMQKENPIATIQFLTKMQAEAETKREEIQSSWKYSEITSRGYYPVYPSFTHTLELLKECQVDVEGWNSLENIKEINIDSYQFNGYQSTYGDKDSQYLTITDEEDIRQIMSHGAIDEYSNMNPYGGRGERRVSFSAVVEAGGRRTETSCTIPFNQLPESVKSEIEKIKKDV
- a CDS encoding GntR family transcriptional regulator, yielding MILLDYKDRRPIYEQVVEKLKDLMICGVLEQDAQLPSVRALATDLSINPNTIQRAYAELERRGFIYSVKGRGSFVADTSSIRALKNSELKKDLVSWIQEAKRAGLTEDKAHTWVAEEWVRQEYLTGEEREDDKSRESDKKI
- a CDS encoding DUF805 domain-containing protein, encoding MNEYAAMWKNYFNFKERTTVKGYWMAVLFNVLVILLLAVLGNISDILGLLSTIYGIAALIPGIALGIRRLHDINKSGFWILIAFVPFIGAILLIVWYCSQSVDEDNRFGTEQV
- a CDS encoding zinc ribbon domain-containing protein produces the protein MAFFEELGKTLSGTGKEVATKAKALTETIQLKTQISVEKTKLEEAYAVIGKQYYEANSEPEEAYAKAYEAVRASRERIAALEIELSQSEGTHICAECGAKVPKNSFYCGKCGATVKEASQKDDTEDENVEEMEQAAPAEEVNPTAGINTVSEDAFEPTEEQE